The Manis pentadactyla isolate mManPen7 chromosome 12, mManPen7.hap1, whole genome shotgun sequence genome contains the following window.
GTTGTCCCGCGGGCTCAAGGTCAGCCAGGCGGGCAGCGAACTGCTCCTGCACTCACTGTCAAGCGCGCGTTTCCTCCTCCCGCGGAGCGCGTACCGCCACGTTCCCTTTAACGCCCCCCCTCTCCAGCCATCTCCCTCCTCCCCTTGCAGGCAGACGCCAGGATTGCGCCCCCTGAAAGGACCTGCCCAGTCCTTCCCGGGTGTGCGGGGAGCGCAGTCCCAGCTCGCGGGGGCCCCTCGGAGGGGGCCGCACGGGCAGGATGGTGAGTGGGGCCGGAGGCGCGTGTCCCTGTAGGTCCTTCCCCGGGATGCTGTCTCTGTGTCTGCGTCTACGTCGCTCCGTCTCTCCCatctcttctctgtctctcacgTTCTCGTGTCTCTCTCTCGAACTCTCGGCCGCCTTCGCAGCCCCTCTCCGTCTCTCCCTacttttccttcctcttgtttctcccctcttccctcctcccctgcGTCCCCCCACCTCGGTGTGCCCCCTTCTTTGCGTCTCTCCCGCTCCCCCATCTCTCCCCGCTTCCCTCTCTGTGTGTCCTCCCCTTTCTCGCCCTCCCTGTGTGCCGGTCTCTATCAccccccgccgcccgccgccgcccCTCAGCCCCGGCACGGTTTGCTGCAGTCTCCTGGCGCACCGATAACCTTGCCGCCGCCGCTGCTCcagctccccctcctcccccctccgaTCCCGGGCCGGGGCCGACACGAGGGGGCGGAGCTCGGGCCCCCTGCGCTGGGGTTAGGGGGTCAGGCGGGATGCCCGCGCAGAACTAAGGCAGGGTGAGGCCCTGGCGTGGGCTCTGCACAGGAGAGAAGGGGTGAGCGCCCGGAGGAgtgcgggggtggggggagtctgGAAGGGTCTGCCAGCCCCCTCCTTGGAGGGGTCCTCTGGGGCCCTGGCTGGGGCGGGGACCTGGGCACAGGAGGAGTCCTTGCCGCGGGGAGGGCAGGCCAGAGGAGTGATCCTCCGAAGGGCAAAGGCTAGGAGGCTGGACTGAGCGCCCCGTGCCCCCAGGTGTGCGCTCGGACGGCCCTCGGTCCCGGCGGGCTCTGGGCCGCGGCCTGCGGAGTCTTGCTGCTCGCGGTCCCCGTGGGGGCGCAGCGCGGCCGAAAGAAGGTAGTGCACGTGCTCGGTGAGTCTGGGCAGTGGAAGCGGGTCTTGCCAGGCAGGAGCTGTGGTCAAATGGGGTGGCCTGGGTGCAGGGAGGAGACAGGGAGTGGGGCACTGAACGTCCATGATAGCCaaagccccacaccccagctccggcCCCTTCCTCCGCTGAGtcccaggcccctcccctggCCCCTCTGATAACCCTGATCTCCACCCAAGATTTCTcacaccccctcctccccagggtcCCCTTCCCCAGGTTCCCCCTCCCCAGgttccccctccctgccccttggaCCTCTTCTGAACCCTGCCTGATCACCTGCAGAGGGTGAGTCTGGCTCCGTAGTGGTACAGACCGCACCGGGGCAGGTGGTCAGCCACAGGGGTGGCACCATCGTCTTGCCCTGCCGCTACCACTACGAGGCAGCCGCCCAGGGCCACGACAGCGTTCGCCTCAAGTGGACCAAAGTGGTGGACCCTCTGGCCTTTGCCGACGTCTTCGTGGCACTGGGCCCCCAGCACCGGGCATTCGGCAGCTACCGCGGCAGAGCAGAGCTGCAGGGCGACGGGCCGGGGGATGCTTCCCTGGTTCTCCGCAACGTGACACTGCAGGATTATGGGCGATATGAGTGTGAGGTCACCAATGAGCTGGAGGATGACACAGGAATGGTCAAGTTGGACCTGGAAGGTAAGCAGCCCATGGGCAGAGTGAGCTGTATTTCTAAGAAAGGAGAATGGGGAGTATTGCAAGGAACAGAAACCATATCAAGTTGATCTGAAGGAACTGAGAGGCTTGCTGGGATACAGTTTTTCTCCCCAGGGACATTGGACATGTCCAGAAGGGGGTTGCTGGTGGCATCTAATGGGTAGAGGTGAGGGATGCTGTGACACATCCTACAATACACAGGACAGTGCCGCAGGGCACAGAATAATCCAGTCCAGAATGTCAGTAATGGGTTTAGGGTGCAGGCACAGTGAGATCCAGGCATTCACATGCCAGGAACTCCTCCCTCAGCTCTGCTTCCCTTGCGTAGGTCTTCCCCAATGAAACCAAAGGACAATTGATTTCCTAGGAATGCTAGCTAGAATCCCAGAGTTGTCCCTGAGCGGCCCAGCTTGAGTCACGTGCCCATCCATGAGCCAATCACTGTGGCTGGGTGATGGGATGCTGATTGGCTGACAGTGGAGCTTGGAGGTGGGGCTTCTATCTGAAGAATTCCTTCACACTTGGTTTGCCTTCCTCAGTCCATTTTAGAAGATGCTAGGAGAGCTTTCAGAGCCCTCACTTGCTGAACTTCCCAACAATAGCAAATAATAATAGCGACTTTCCTACGTTGGGTGTTTTCAATATGCCAGGCTCTTGAAGAACTCTCTGTTGTTTCTCATTTAGTTTTCCAAAAACCCTGAGGAAGACGCTATTACCAGCAGATGGGAACTGGCTCAGAGGTTAATTAGAGCCTGGCCCAAGACACAAGCTAGTGAGTacagagccaggactcaaacccTGATACGTCAGGCTTCAGGTCTTCTCTCTGGCCCCTTCACTCCTTCCCGCTTCTGTTGAGAGATGCATTTGCACCTCTAAGGTTTGCCCctcaaaacacagacacacaagttGCTCATGAGTTGAGTTGACAGTGAGTCCAATGAGGGACAAGTTGTAAGAACTGAAGGTGGAAGGGAAACCGATGGGACCTGTCCTGGGCAATGCTGGGGATCAAAGAGGTTTTTGCCCAGAGTTACCTTTCAGGGGAGTCAGCACTGGACACAAACATTCCCAGGTCTGTGGACAAGAGGGAAGCTCTTACTGCAAGGGGAATGTGAGATGCATGTAGGACTGAATGGAGAAGGCTTGTGggagctgttttatttttttaatttttaaaaattttttattaaggtatgattgatatacactcttatgaaggtttcacatgaaaaaacaatgtggttactacatttacccatattatcaagtccccacccataccccaatgcagtcactgcccatcagtgcagcaagttgccagagatccactatgtcccttctctgtgatacactgttctgtGTGGGAGCTGTTTTGAAAGATGAATAGTTCATCAGGTTTTGGAAAAGTGAGCAAAGAACATGAGTAAAGGTGTCCAGTGGTGGAAATGATTAACTGTGTTAAGGGAAAGGGTCAAGTGAATTCTAAACTTACGGCGAAGGGAGTCTTGAGGGGTGCGAGCTGGGAAAAGGCATGGTCAGGTCTGGAGCCAGAGCAAGGGATGGTCTGGAAGGTCTAGGCTGAAGAGTCACGTGTCACTCTGTCAGGCGGGTGGAGGCGGGCTGGGGGCCCGAGCTGACCCCCGTGCGTCCCGCCAGGCGTGGTCTTCCCATACCACCCCCGTGGAGGCCGCTACAAGCTGACCTTCACCGAAGCGCAGCGAGCGTGCGCTGAGCAGGACGGCATTCTGGCGTCGGCTGAGCAGCTGCACGCGGCCTGGCGCGATGGCCTGGACTGGTGCAATGCGGGCTGGCTGCGCGACGGCTCCGTGCAGTACCCGGTGAGCCAGCCCCGGGAGCCCTGCGGAGGCCTAGGCGGGGCCGGGAGCGCCGGGGTTGGCGGCAGTGCCTCCGGGGGCGTGCGCAACTACGGCTTCCGCCACAACGCGGAGGAACGCTACGACGCCTTCTGCTTCACATCCAACCTCCCGGGTACGTAGGCCCCGCCCCCACCATTCCCGAAGCCCTCCCCGGCCCTGAGGCCCCGCCCCTAGACTGTCCTCTCATGGGGTCCCTTTCCCTCTTTTCCACCCACGCCCCCGTTTCCTCTCCCCTTGCCCTTCGTCCCCATAACGGCCCTCTTAGGGGTCCCGACCAGGAGATCCCTCCCCCAGAACTGCCACGGCGCAATTAAGCCTGGCGCCAACACTGCCCTGGCTGAGGCTGGGGGGGTCCCGGGCTG
Protein-coding sequences here:
- the HAPLN4 gene encoding hyaluronan and proteoglycan link protein 4, with translation MVCARTALGPGGLWAAACGVLLLAVPVGAQRGRKKVVHVLEGESGSVVVQTAPGQVVSHRGGTIVLPCRYHYEAAAQGHDSVRLKWTKVVDPLAFADVFVALGPQHRAFGSYRGRAELQGDGPGDASLVLRNVTLQDYGRYECEVTNELEDDTGMVKLDLEGVVFPYHPRGGRYKLTFTEAQRACAEQDGILASAEQLHAAWRDGLDWCNAGWLRDGSVQYPVSQPREPCGGLGGAGSAGVGGSASGGVRNYGFRHNAEERYDAFCFTSNLPGRVFFLKPLRPVPFSGAARACAARGAAVAKVGQLFAAWKLQLLDRCTAGWLADGSARYPIVNPRARCGGRRPGVRSLGFPDTARRLFGVYCYRAPGAPDPAPGGWGWGWAGGGGWAGGARDPAAWTPLRV